One region of Pseudomonas alvandae genomic DNA includes:
- a CDS encoding DUF4892 domain-containing protein, translating to MKSSVHSFVLLTLACFAPAVLAADVPGSQDLERVPRMPDAQIVDYRQTSDLERIYPMGSIRKISGQLRFDGQIDARGNATSVTYELPPEHSATQAFTAAREALQKQGAELLFWCQARDCGESSLWANEVFGNAKLYGADNGQAYLLLRLAPPTDNMLIALYAITRGNRKAYLHVEQFEANAPLGDVLPTSATLLRQLKDTGVLDLPRLAGEPDDTWLRLLSRALNLDTGLRVSIAGPQAEAWRQGLIGQGVRAARMEAASAEAAGLHLELLR from the coding sequence ATGAAATCATCCGTCCACTCATTCGTCCTGCTGACGCTGGCCTGTTTCGCGCCGGCAGTGCTGGCCGCCGATGTGCCTGGTAGCCAGGACCTGGAGCGTGTGCCACGCATGCCCGACGCGCAAATCGTCGACTATCGGCAAACCAGCGACCTGGAGCGGATCTACCCCATGGGTTCGATCCGCAAGATCAGCGGCCAGTTGCGTTTCGACGGACAAATCGATGCCCGGGGCAACGCCACCTCGGTGACCTACGAGCTGCCGCCCGAGCATTCCGCCACACAGGCCTTTACCGCTGCCCGCGAAGCGCTGCAGAAACAGGGCGCCGAGCTGCTGTTCTGGTGCCAGGCCCGCGACTGCGGCGAAAGCAGCCTGTGGGCCAACGAAGTGTTCGGCAATGCCAAGCTCTACGGCGCCGACAACGGCCAGGCCTATCTGCTGCTGCGCCTGGCGCCGCCAACGGACAACATGCTCATCGCGCTGTATGCCATCACCCGTGGCAATCGCAAGGCCTACCTGCACGTCGAGCAGTTCGAAGCCAATGCGCCGCTGGGCGATGTCTTGCCGACCTCGGCGACCCTGCTGCGCCAGCTCAAGGACACCGGCGTGCTGGACCTGCCGCGCCTGGCCGGTGAACCGGACGATACCTGGCTGCGCCTGCTGTCCCGGGCGTTGAACCTGGACACTGGGCTGCGAGTCAGCATCGCCGGGCCGCAAGCCGAGGCGTGGCGTCAGGGCTTGATCGGCCAGGGTGTGCGCGCCGCTCGAATGGAGGCGGCCAGCGCTGAGGCGGCGGGCCTGCATCTTGAATTGCTGCGATAA
- a CDS encoding AI-2E family transporter: MLNNDRLLVQILLLVLFGASLWVMAPFWSALFWGAVLAFASWPLMRLLTRWVNGRESLAAALLTVGWMLLVAVPLVWLGFNLADHVRDATAFIRDAQVDGLPEAPDWLAGVPLVGGRLVGIWNSIDQQGAAMMVSIKPYLGQVGNWLLARSAQIGGGILELTLSIVFVFFFYRDGPRLAAFVQGLLERLIGDRAGYYVELVAGTVQRVVNGVIGTAAAQAVLALIGFLIAGVPGALVLGIVTFLLSLIPMGPPLAWIPATAWLVWKGEYGMAVFLGIWGTFIISGVDNVLKPYLISRGGNLPLVIVLLGVFGGLIAFGFIGLFIGPTLLAVAYSLLTDWSKSQAR; the protein is encoded by the coding sequence ATGCTCAATAACGATCGGCTATTGGTGCAGATCCTGCTCCTGGTGTTGTTCGGTGCAAGCCTCTGGGTGATGGCTCCGTTCTGGTCGGCGCTGTTCTGGGGCGCGGTGCTGGCGTTTGCCAGTTGGCCACTGATGCGCCTGCTGACCCGTTGGGTCAACGGGCGCGAATCCCTGGCGGCGGCCTTGCTGACGGTGGGCTGGATGTTGCTGGTGGCGGTGCCGCTGGTATGGCTGGGATTCAACCTGGCCGATCATGTGCGCGACGCCACGGCGTTCATCCGGGATGCACAGGTCGACGGCTTGCCCGAGGCGCCCGACTGGCTGGCCGGCGTGCCATTGGTGGGCGGGCGCCTGGTCGGTATCTGGAACAGCATCGACCAGCAGGGCGCGGCGATGATGGTGTCCATCAAGCCGTACCTGGGGCAGGTCGGCAACTGGTTGCTGGCCCGCAGCGCCCAGATCGGCGGCGGCATCCTCGAACTGACCCTGAGCATCGTATTCGTCTTCTTTTTCTATCGTGACGGCCCGCGGCTGGCCGCGTTTGTCCAAGGGCTGCTGGAACGACTGATCGGCGACCGTGCCGGTTATTACGTCGAGCTGGTGGCCGGGACGGTGCAGCGGGTGGTCAATGGCGTGATCGGGACCGCGGCGGCCCAGGCGGTGCTGGCGTTGATCGGCTTCCTGATCGCCGGGGTCCCCGGAGCGCTGGTGCTGGGTATCGTCACCTTCCTGCTCAGCCTGATCCCGATGGGCCCGCCACTGGCCTGGATCCCCGCCACGGCGTGGCTGGTCTGGAAAGGTGAATACGGGATGGCAGTGTTCCTGGGCATTTGGGGCACCTTCATCATCAGCGGCGTGGACAACGTGCTCAAGCCCTATCTGATCAGCCGTGGCGGAAACCTGCCGCTGGTGATCGTGCTGTTGGGGGTGTTCGGCGGGTTGATTGCGTTCGGCTTCATCGGGCTGTTCATCGGCCCGACATTATTGGCAGTGGCGTACAGCTTGCTGACGGATTGGAGCAAGAGCCAGGCGCGATAA
- a CDS encoding sensor histidine kinase, translating into MRLRFDSLFGRLFGVLLLAIILAHLLAFAWFFHYDKPPPGPPPAFSHQAAGPPRSGPPPGQRPWFGGPVVPLTFQFVFLIVAAWYGAKLLTWPIQRLSDAAERLSEDLDSSPLEENGPREARQAAHTFNLMQRRIREQVQQRSRMLGAVSHDLRTPLSRLKLRLEQINDTRLQDQMRQDLDDMIGMLDATLTYLHEQRTSEALQWMDVQALVESLSENAQDQGANVQASGTCGPMQVQPMALRSCLNNLIDNALRYAGDASIVLEDQQDQLLIRVIDHGPGIAADKREAVFEPFFRLEGSRNRNSGGVGLGMTIAREAAERLGGHLSLEETPGGGLTAVISLPRH; encoded by the coding sequence ATGCGCCTGCGCTTCGATTCCCTGTTCGGCCGCCTGTTCGGCGTGCTGCTGCTGGCGATCATCCTGGCGCATCTGTTGGCCTTTGCCTGGTTCTTTCATTACGACAAGCCACCTCCTGGGCCGCCCCCGGCGTTCTCCCATCAAGCCGCAGGTCCCCCGCGCTCCGGCCCGCCACCGGGCCAACGCCCCTGGTTCGGCGGCCCCGTGGTACCGCTGACGTTTCAGTTCGTGTTCCTGATTGTCGCCGCCTGGTACGGCGCCAAGCTGTTGACCTGGCCGATCCAACGCCTGAGCGACGCCGCCGAACGGCTGAGCGAGGACCTCGATAGTTCGCCACTGGAGGAAAACGGTCCGCGTGAGGCCCGCCAGGCCGCCCATACCTTCAACCTGATGCAACGACGGATCCGCGAGCAGGTGCAGCAGCGCTCGCGCATGCTGGGGGCTGTATCCCATGATCTGCGCACCCCGCTGTCGCGGCTCAAGCTGCGCCTGGAGCAGATCAACGACACCCGGTTGCAGGATCAGATGCGCCAGGACCTGGACGATATGATCGGCATGCTCGACGCGACACTGACTTATCTGCACGAACAACGCACCAGCGAGGCGTTGCAGTGGATGGACGTGCAGGCCCTGGTGGAGTCATTGAGCGAAAACGCCCAGGACCAGGGCGCCAACGTGCAGGCCAGCGGCACCTGTGGGCCTATGCAGGTGCAACCGATGGCCCTGCGTTCGTGCCTTAACAACCTCATCGACAACGCCCTGCGCTACGCGGGCGACGCGTCGATTGTCCTGGAAGATCAACAGGATCAATTGCTGATCCGGGTGATTGACCATGGCCCCGGCATCGCGGCGGACAAACGCGAAGCGGTATTCGAGCCATTCTTTCGCCTGGAGGGCTCGCGCAACCGTAACTCCGGTGGCGTCGGCCTGGGCATGACCATCGCCAGGGAGGCCGCCGAGCGCCTGGGCGGGCACTTGAGCCTGGAAGAAACGCCGGGGGGTGGATTGACGGCGGTGATCAGCTTGCCTCGCCACTAA
- a CDS encoding response regulator, translated as MQNTPLANAGDQKVPDDDRRWTTRALIVDDDVPIRELLIDYLARFGIRASGVTDGAAMRQAMQAEHFDVVVLDLMLPGEDGLQLCRWLRAESDIPILMLTARCEPTDRIIGLELGADDYMAKPFEPRELVARIQTILRRVRDDRSEQRANIRFDNWRLNSVLRQLVSPTGLVVPLSNAEFRLLWVFIERPRRVLSREQLLDAARGRSIEAFDRSIDLLVSRLRQKLGDDPKAPQLIKTVRGEGYLFDARDIG; from the coding sequence ATGCAGAACACCCCCCTTGCAAATGCTGGCGATCAGAAAGTGCCTGACGATGATCGGCGCTGGACCACCCGCGCCCTGATCGTCGATGACGACGTACCGATCCGCGAGTTGCTGATCGACTACCTCGCCCGCTTCGGCATTCGCGCCAGTGGCGTGACCGATGGCGCGGCCATGCGCCAGGCGATGCAGGCCGAGCATTTCGACGTGGTCGTGCTGGACCTGATGTTGCCAGGCGAAGACGGTCTGCAATTGTGCCGCTGGCTGCGGGCCGAGTCGGATATCCCCATCCTGATGCTGACGGCCCGCTGCGAGCCCACCGACCGCATCATCGGCCTGGAACTGGGCGCCGATGACTACATGGCCAAGCCCTTCGAACCCAGGGAATTGGTGGCGCGAATCCAGACCATCCTGCGCCGCGTGCGCGATGACCGCAGCGAGCAGCGCGCCAACATTCGCTTCGATAACTGGCGACTCAACAGCGTGCTGCGCCAGCTGGTCTCCCCCACTGGATTGGTAGTGCCCCTGTCCAACGCCGAATTCCGCCTGCTGTGGGTGTTCATCGAGCGACCGCGCCGTGTGCTCAGCCGTGAACAATTGCTGGACGCCGCGCGCGGTCGTTCCATCGAGGCCTTCGACCGCAGCATCGACCTTTTGGTCTCGCGCTTGCGCCAGAAACTGGGTGACGATCCGAAGGCCCCGCAATTGATCAAGACCGTGCGCGGTGAAGGCTACCTGTTCGACGCGCGGGATATCGGCTGA
- the pyrF gene encoding orotidine-5'-phosphate decarboxylase, giving the protein MSACQTPIIVALDFPTRDAALKLADQLDPKLCRVKVGKELFTSCASEIVGTLRDKGFEVFLDLKFHDIPNTTAMAVKAAAEMGVWMVNVHCSGGLRMMAACREVLDQRSGPKPLLIGVTVLTSMEREDLAGIGLDIEPQEQVLRLAALAQKAGLDGLVCSALEASALKAAHPSLQLVTPGIRPAGSAQDDQRRILTPRQALDAGSDYLVIGRPISQAADPAKALAAVVAELA; this is encoded by the coding sequence ATGTCCGCCTGCCAGACGCCTATCATCGTCGCCCTGGATTTCCCTACCCGTGACGCCGCCCTGAAGCTGGCCGACCAGTTGGACCCCAAGCTGTGCCGGGTCAAAGTCGGCAAGGAACTGTTCACCAGTTGCGCTTCGGAAATTGTCGGGACCCTGCGCGACAAGGGGTTCGAAGTGTTCCTGGACCTTAAATTCCATGACATCCCCAACACCACCGCCATGGCCGTCAAGGCGGCTGCGGAGATGGGCGTGTGGATGGTCAACGTGCATTGTTCCGGCGGCCTGCGCATGATGGCGGCCTGCCGTGAAGTGCTGGACCAGCGCAGCGGCCCGAAACCGCTGCTGATCGGCGTGACCGTGCTGACCAGCATGGAGCGCGAGGATCTGGCGGGGATTGGCCTGGACATCGAGCCTCAGGAGCAAGTGCTGCGTCTGGCGGCGCTGGCACAAAAGGCTGGCCTGGACGGCTTGGTCTGCTCGGCGCTGGAAGCCAGTGCCCTGAAAGCGGCGCACCCATCGCTGCAACTGGTGACACCGGGGATTCGTCCGGCGGGCAGCGCCCAGGACGACCAGCGGCGCATCCTGACTCCGCGCCAGGCGCTGGACGCGGGCTCCGATTACCTGGTAATCGGCCGTCCGATCAGCCAGGCTGCCGACCCGGCCAAGGCGTTGGCAGCGGTCGTGGCCGAACTGGCCTGA
- a CDS encoding NADP-dependent oxidoreductase, translated as MTAQTNRQFLLAKRPVGAATRETFTYQQVPVGEPAAGQILVKNEYLSLDPAMRGWMNEGKSYIPPVGIGEVMRALGVGQVIASNNPGFAVGDYVNGALGVQDYFLGEPRGFYKVDPKLAPLPRYLSALGMTGMTAYFALLDVGAPKAGETVVLSGAAGAVGSIAGQIAKLKGCRVVGIAGGADKCKFLVEELGFDGAIDYKHEDVHAGLKRECPKGVDVYFDNVGGDILDAVLSRLNLKARVVICGAISQYNNKEAVKGPANYLSLLVNRARMEGFVVMDYASQFAAAGQEMAGWMAKGQLKSKEDIVEGLETFPETLTKLFSGENFGKLVLKV; from the coding sequence ATGACCGCCCAGACCAACCGCCAATTCCTGCTCGCCAAACGCCCGGTGGGTGCCGCGACCCGCGAGACGTTCACGTATCAACAAGTCCCGGTTGGCGAACCGGCGGCGGGCCAGATCCTGGTCAAGAACGAGTACCTGTCCCTCGACCCGGCGATGCGCGGCTGGATGAACGAAGGCAAGTCCTACATCCCACCGGTCGGTATCGGCGAAGTGATGCGGGCATTGGGCGTCGGTCAGGTGATTGCGTCGAATAACCCGGGGTTTGCGGTGGGGGACTACGTCAATGGCGCCCTGGGCGTGCAGGATTATTTCCTCGGCGAGCCACGAGGTTTCTACAAGGTCGATCCAAAACTGGCGCCGCTGCCACGTTATTTATCAGCACTGGGCATGACCGGCATGACCGCTTATTTCGCCCTGTTGGATGTCGGCGCGCCCAAGGCTGGCGAAACCGTCGTGCTTTCAGGCGCCGCCGGTGCCGTGGGCAGCATTGCCGGGCAGATTGCCAAGCTCAAGGGCTGCCGCGTGGTCGGCATCGCCGGTGGTGCCGACAAATGCAAGTTCCTGGTCGAGGAGCTGGGCTTCGACGGGGCCATCGACTACAAGCATGAAGACGTCCATGCCGGTCTCAAGCGCGAGTGCCCCAAAGGCGTGGACGTGTATTTCGACAACGTCGGCGGCGATATCCTCGATGCCGTGCTCAGCCGCCTGAATCTCAAGGCCCGCGTGGTGATCTGCGGCGCCATCAGCCAATACAACAACAAGGAAGCGGTGAAGGGCCCGGCCAACTACCTGTCGCTGCTGGTCAACCGCGCGCGCATGGAAGGTTTCGTGGTCATGGACTACGCCTCGCAGTTCGCCGCCGCCGGGCAGGAAATGGCCGGGTGGATGGCAAAGGGGCAGCTCAAGAGCAAGGAAGATATTGTCGAAGGGCTGGAGACGTTCCCCGAGACGCTGACCAAATTATTCAGTGGGGAGAATTTCGGGAAGCTCGTGCTCAAGGTCTGA
- a CDS encoding SDR family oxidoreductase, translating to MSMTFSGEVAVVTGGAAGIGRATAQAFAAQGLKVVVADLDVAGGEGTVQSIRDVGGDAVFVRCNVTLDGDVQNLMNEVINTFGRLDYAFNNAGIEIEKGKLPDGTLDEFDAIMGVNVKGVWLCMKYQLPLLLAQGGGAIVNTASVAGLGAAPKMSIYAASKHAVIGLTKSAAIEYAKKKIRVNAVCPAVIDTDMFRRAYEADPKKADFANAMHPVGRIGKVEEIASAVLYLCSDGAAFTTGHSLAVDGGVTAF from the coding sequence ATGAGCATGACGTTTTCCGGGGAAGTTGCCGTGGTGACGGGCGGCGCGGCGGGTATTGGCCGCGCCACGGCCCAGGCGTTCGCGGCGCAGGGGCTCAAGGTCGTCGTTGCCGACCTGGACGTGGCGGGCGGCGAGGGGACGGTCCAGTCTATTCGCGACGTCGGTGGCGACGCCGTATTCGTGCGCTGCAACGTGACGCTCGACGGTGACGTGCAAAACCTGATGAATGAAGTGATCAACACCTTCGGGCGCCTCGACTACGCCTTCAACAACGCCGGCATCGAGATAGAGAAGGGCAAGCTGCCGGACGGCACCCTTGATGAGTTCGACGCGATCATGGGGGTCAACGTCAAAGGGGTCTGGCTGTGCATGAAGTACCAGTTGCCATTGCTACTGGCCCAGGGCGGCGGTGCCATCGTCAACACGGCCTCGGTGGCGGGGCTTGGGGCGGCACCGAAGATGAGCATCTACGCAGCGTCCAAGCATGCGGTGATTGGCCTGACAAAGTCGGCGGCCATTGAATATGCCAAGAAGAAAATCCGCGTCAACGCAGTGTGTCCGGCGGTGATCGACACCGATATGTTCCGTCGGGCCTATGAAGCGGACCCGAAAAAAGCCGATTTCGCCAACGCAATGCACCCGGTTGGGCGTATCGGCAAGGTTGAGGAGATCGCCAGCGCGGTGCTGTATCTGTGCAGCGATGGCGCGGCGTTTACCACCGGGCATTCGTTGGCGGTGGACGGCGGCGTTACGGCGTTCTGA
- a CDS encoding PLP-dependent aminotransferase family protein, protein MELRIDRQALVPVVQQIVDALVSWVRQDTVQPGTRLPSVRQLARENLLSQASVHEACQRLVAQGLLASRNGSSFFVTAALPPRHESAGSGGLQGALFDSDAVEGSQRELKLGCGGLPESWRESDDLGYAIRQVSRTDMAGLFNYSTALGLPALRQQLSRRLKQFDIEADENRILTTSGATHGLDLIVRTLLPPGCCVVVESPGYSKLFDLLRLHGIDMVELPRTPRGPDVDALQCLLMTHRPCALFVNSACHNPTGSNLAPTVAQRLMELAKEHALLVIEDDVYADFQSPTRARLAALDDEVIYLGSFSKTLSSSLRVGFVVASPPIIARLSEVKEVTSMGASRFCESVLANLLANGAYRKLVQRQRQRLNSDMTVTLQALEDADWSVFGKPTGGLFIWARPPLRDYAGLQRLAERCGIRLSSRTAFSPLGLDTDWLRINVAYARDPKALAFFRATALDRPQVS, encoded by the coding sequence ATGGAGTTGAGAATCGACCGGCAGGCCCTTGTGCCTGTCGTGCAGCAAATCGTCGATGCGCTGGTCAGTTGGGTTCGACAGGATACGGTGCAACCGGGGACGCGCCTGCCATCGGTCCGGCAGTTGGCGCGGGAAAACCTGCTTAGCCAGGCCAGTGTCCACGAAGCGTGTCAGCGCCTGGTCGCCCAGGGTTTGCTGGCGTCTCGTAACGGTTCGAGCTTTTTCGTCACCGCCGCTCTTCCACCCAGGCACGAGTCCGCCGGAAGCGGCGGGCTGCAAGGCGCCCTTTTCGATTCCGACGCGGTAGAAGGTTCGCAGCGGGAGCTGAAGCTGGGCTGTGGCGGGCTGCCCGAAAGTTGGCGAGAAAGCGATGACCTGGGGTACGCGATACGGCAGGTTAGCCGAACCGACATGGCGGGTCTGTTCAACTACAGTACCGCCCTCGGCTTGCCGGCACTGCGTCAGCAACTGTCCAGGCGGCTTAAGCAGTTCGATATCGAGGCTGATGAAAACCGGATACTGACCACCTCGGGGGCGACCCATGGACTGGACTTGATCGTGCGGACACTATTGCCGCCGGGATGCTGCGTCGTGGTGGAGAGCCCCGGTTATTCGAAACTGTTCGACCTGCTCAGGCTGCACGGGATTGACATGGTCGAACTGCCCAGGACGCCACGGGGGCCTGACGTCGATGCTCTCCAGTGTTTGCTGATGACTCATCGCCCCTGTGCTCTTTTCGTCAACAGTGCCTGCCATAACCCAACCGGCAGCAACCTGGCTCCGACCGTGGCCCAGCGGTTGATGGAGCTGGCGAAAGAGCATGCATTGCTCGTCATCGAAGACGATGTCTATGCGGATTTCCAGAGTCCAACACGAGCCCGGCTGGCGGCGCTGGACGACGAAGTGATTTATTTGGGCAGTTTCTCGAAAACCCTGAGCAGCTCGCTGCGAGTCGGTTTCGTGGTGGCGTCACCGCCCATCATCGCGCGCCTGAGCGAAGTCAAGGAAGTGACCAGCATGGGCGCCTCGCGCTTCTGTGAATCGGTGTTGGCCAATCTCCTGGCCAATGGTGCCTACCGCAAACTGGTCCAGCGTCAGCGCCAGCGTCTGAATAGTGACATGACGGTGACGCTGCAGGCGTTGGAGGATGCCGACTGGAGCGTTTTCGGTAAGCCGACCGGCGGGCTTTTCATCTGGGCACGTCCACCGTTACGTGACTATGCTGGGTTGCAGCGCCTGGCAGAGCGGTGCGGCATCCGACTGTCGTCGCGCACCGCATTCAGCCCTCTGGGCCTGGACACTGACTGGCTGAGGATCAACGTGGCCTACGCCAGGGATCCCAAGGCCCTGGCGTTCTTCCGCGCTACGGCTCTGGATCGACCTCAAGTGTCCTGA
- a CDS encoding methyl-accepting chemotaxis protein yields MGAGLSSIVSGLQAGIEQLASSAQSLSSVTEQTNLEVSSQKEETEQVATAMNQMTATVHDVARNAEEAAQAAQTADDKVETGQQVVRQSMVRIEQLADSATSASTSIESLSAEIQNIGTVLSVIKSVAEQTNLLALNAAIEAARAGEQGRGFAVVADEVRALARRTQQSTEEIERLVSALRSAAQTSVQQIQASGELVKMAVSDALQTESALGSIAAAVSLIQQMNQQIAAAAEQQSSVAEEINRSVTSIRASADQSSVAMQGNAASSIELAQLGVELKGMVGHFRL; encoded by the coding sequence ATGGGGGCGGGCTTGAGCAGCATCGTCAGCGGTTTGCAGGCTGGCATCGAGCAGCTTGCCAGTTCGGCCCAGTCACTCTCGTCCGTGACCGAGCAAACCAACCTGGAAGTCAGCAGCCAGAAAGAGGAAACCGAGCAGGTTGCCACGGCAATGAACCAGATGACCGCTACGGTGCACGACGTGGCCCGCAATGCCGAAGAGGCGGCGCAAGCGGCCCAGACAGCCGATGACAAGGTCGAAACGGGTCAACAAGTGGTGCGCCAGAGCATGGTGCGCATCGAGCAACTGGCCGACTCGGCCACATCGGCCAGCACCAGCATCGAAAGCCTGAGCGCCGAAATACAGAACATCGGCACGGTCTTGAGCGTGATCAAGAGCGTGGCCGAGCAAACCAACCTGCTAGCCCTCAATGCCGCGATCGAGGCGGCTCGGGCAGGTGAGCAGGGCAGGGGATTTGCAGTAGTGGCCGATGAAGTCCGCGCCTTGGCGAGACGCACGCAACAGTCCACCGAAGAAATCGAGCGACTGGTGAGCGCGCTGCGTTCAGCGGCCCAGACCTCCGTACAGCAAATCCAGGCCAGTGGCGAACTGGTGAAAATGGCCGTCAGCGATGCGCTGCAGACCGAAAGCGCACTGGGCAGCATCGCGGCGGCCGTGTCGTTGATCCAACAGATGAACCAGCAAATCGCAGCGGCCGCCGAACAACAGAGCTCAGTGGCTGAAGAAATCAACCGCAGCGTCACCAGCATCCGCGCCAGCGCCGATCAATCGTCCGTGGCCATGCAAGGCAACGCCGCGTCCAGCATTGAATTGGCGCAGTTGGGCGTTGAGTTGAAAGGAATGGTGGGGCATTTCAGGTTGTGA
- a CDS encoding response regulator transcription factor gives MASNLTGKPKLLWFDLTHDHSTQELISQFEQACDCAVAKNALLLSGVQADMICIHFDRPDTQGLRRLLDIKRTVPAIPITMFTVQHSEELAVWAMRSSVWEYMVLPLATTERKRYLTAVTQLCELRRQAGSRGSTSQIDHSPTLPDSIRLTSGHQKHQALSHIMLYIDQHFRDSIDQRDLAKRCGMTTFRFSRVFKEANGLGFTDYVLNKRMSFAKDLLDNSQMPITSIGYEAGFKDPSYFARAFKQYANCTPSEYRLAYQVRCSSLAPPPADEEALESLVHSLEG, from the coding sequence ATGGCGTCGAATCTGACTGGCAAGCCAAAGCTGTTATGGTTTGATCTGACTCATGATCATTCCACCCAGGAACTCATCAGCCAGTTCGAGCAAGCGTGCGACTGCGCCGTGGCGAAAAATGCCTTGCTGCTCAGTGGCGTGCAGGCCGACATGATCTGCATCCATTTCGATCGCCCGGACACCCAGGGCTTGAGGAGGCTGCTGGACATCAAGCGCACCGTCCCGGCCATCCCCATCACCATGTTCACCGTGCAGCACTCCGAGGAACTGGCCGTCTGGGCCATGCGTTCGAGCGTCTGGGAATACATGGTGCTCCCCCTTGCAACCACCGAGCGCAAGCGTTACCTGACCGCAGTGACGCAGTTGTGCGAGTTGCGCCGCCAGGCCGGCAGCCGTGGCTCGACCTCGCAGATCGATCACTCCCCGACCCTGCCGGACAGCATCCGACTGACCTCCGGGCATCAGAAACACCAGGCCCTCAGCCACATCATGCTGTACATCGACCAGCATTTTCGCGACAGCATCGACCAGCGCGACCTCGCCAAGCGCTGCGGCATGACCACGTTTCGCTTCAGCCGGGTGTTCAAGGAGGCCAACGGGCTGGGCTTTACCGATTACGTATTGAACAAGCGCATGAGCTTTGCCAAGGACTTGCTCGATAACAGCCAGATGCCTATCACCAGCATCGGCTACGAGGCCGGCTTCAAGGATCCGTCGTATTTCGCCCGCGCCTTCAAGCAGTACGCCAACTGTACGCCCAGCGAGTACCGGCTTGCGTACCAGGTGCGCTGCTCGAGCCTTGCTCCGCCGCCTGCCGATGAGGAGGCGCTGGAAAGCCTGGTGCACAGTCTGGAGGGCTAA
- a CDS encoding Flp family type IVb pilin, with protein sequence MTLQTIKASVLKFAKDEDGLTIVEYAVAGGLITVAVAAMFVLLGGAVNTRITALCAAVKGAAC encoded by the coding sequence ATGACTCTTCAAACTATCAAGGCTTCGGTACTGAAGTTCGCCAAAGATGAAGACGGCCTGACCATTGTGGAATACGCCGTTGCCGGTGGGTTGATCACCGTGGCCGTGGCCGCGATGTTCGTTTTGCTGGGCGGCGCCGTGAACACCCGGATTACCGCACTGTGCGCCGCCGTCAAGGGCGCTGCCTGCTGA
- a CDS encoding Flp family type IVb pilin, with protein MKLQTVRTSIAKFLNDEDGLTIVEYAVAGGLVTVAVAAMFVLLGGEVNTRITALCAAVKGAAC; from the coding sequence ATGAAACTTCAAACAGTCAGAACTTCGATAGCCAAGTTCTTAAATGATGAAGACGGCCTGACCATTGTGGAATACGCGGTGGCCGGTGGACTGGTAACGGTGGCGGTTGCCGCGATGTTCGTTCTCTTGGGCGGTGAGGTGAACACTCGAATCACTGCCCTTTGTGCCGCGGTTAAAGGCGCTGCCTGCTAA
- a CDS encoding A24 family peptidase, with protein MSMELLMSTVLLLGLLGVAVVSDLRRHRIPNTLVLLGLALGLASQVYTGGIGGLGDGLLGMLICFALFLPMYAVGGMAAGDVKLMTMVGSFLPFHFALWAALFSLIAGGVCGFLIVLARGQLLQTLQRYWLSVRAQAYLAPASDEVAGKPFPYSIAILIGTLNSVYWQLVAGGWGV; from the coding sequence ATGTCCATGGAATTGCTGATGTCGACGGTACTGCTGCTAGGACTGCTGGGCGTGGCGGTGGTGAGCGATTTGCGTCGCCACCGCATCCCCAACACGCTGGTCCTGTTGGGCCTGGCCCTGGGATTGGCCAGCCAGGTGTATACCGGCGGGATCGGCGGGCTGGGCGACGGCCTTCTGGGCATGCTGATCTGTTTTGCGCTGTTCCTGCCCATGTACGCCGTCGGTGGCATGGCCGCTGGTGATGTCAAGCTGATGACCATGGTCGGCAGCTTCCTGCCCTTTCATTTCGCACTGTGGGCGGCGCTGTTCAGCCTGATTGCTGGCGGCGTGTGCGGTTTCCTGATTGTCCTGGCCCGCGGCCAGTTGCTCCAGACCTTGCAGCGCTACTGGTTGAGCGTCCGCGCCCAGGCTTATCTGGCGCCGGCGTCGGATGAAGTGGCCGGCAAACCCTTTCCTTATTCGATTGCGATCCTGATCGGCACTTTGAACAGCGTTTACTGGCAGTTGGTTGCCGGTGGCTGGGGAGTCTAG